A stretch of Bactrocera dorsalis isolate Fly_Bdor unplaced genomic scaffold, ASM2337382v1 BdCtg011, whole genome shotgun sequence DNA encodes these proteins:
- the LOC105231582 gene encoding transmembrane protein 256 homolog, which yields MSSLGDSVGYLIFGNPISQALLSTAADVIKSTEALLPRKLPAPKATLSAPPPPPVRLPLWELAGRQYNFIRLAGLCGASAVIMGAYGKHIFAKFPNSEDKTESRTVFETANRFHFLHSFALLAMPLVRKPLLTGSLMAVGTILFSGVLYHRALTGDRTYIPVATCGGFCLIVAWLSLIF from the exons ATGTCTTCATTAGGAGATTCGGTTGGTTATCTAATTTTTGGCAATCCAATTAGCCAAGCGCTATTATCGACTGCGGCGGATGTGATTAAAAGCACA GAAGCGCTTTTGCCACGCAAATTGCCGGCACCGAAGGCAACTTTATCTGCGCCTCCACCGCCACCTGTGCGCTTACCATTGTGGGAGTTGGCTGGCAGGCAATACAACTTCATACGTCTAGCAGGTTTATGTGGCGCAAGTGCTGTGATTATGGGTGCCTATGgcaaacatatttttgcaaaatttcccaATTCAGAAGATAAAACAGAGTCTAGGACGGTTTTTGAAACAGCGaatcgttttcattttcttcattcATTTGCACTTTTAGCAATGCCGCTGGTGCGCAAACCGTTATTG ACCGGCTCCTTGATGGCCGTGGGCACTATACTGTTTAGCGGTGTACTCTACCATCGCGCTCTGACTGGCGACAGAACTTACATACCGGTGGCAACGTGTGGTGGCTTTTGCCTTATCGTGGCTTGGCTTTCGCTAATCTTTTAA
- the LOC105231583 gene encoding probable multidrug resistance-associated protein lethal(2)03659, which produces MQSFKADELPQNPRERANPLSVLMFCFTMPVFFKGRKKTLDERDLFRALNSHRSATLGNKMGVAWEAEIDKKRQKHQEPKLLCAVLRVFGARYALLGLILFLLEIGLRVTQPLFLGGLVNYYANPAKDDSLNTGVLYTVGVIMCSALNVLFMHPYMMSVLHTGMKVRVALCSVIYRKALRLSKTALGSTTTGQVVNLLSNDVGRLDTSLIQMHYIWLGPVEIIVITLLMYREIGVSSLFGVAFMLLFLPLQAYLGKRTSVLRLRTALCTDERVRMMNEIISGIQVIKMYAWEKPFGKMVQYARRKEMKAIRNVNYIRGILQSFIMFMTRVSVFASLVGYVLLGQFLTAEKAFVITAYYNILRNTMTVYFPLAISQCAETLVSIKRIEKYLLYDETKVKDRSEDNEHEHKTIKQTYIIEENEKTLTLNGGLKPLQTNPEEKQVIPGIEIHKLKAKWDRSMSEYTLNNIELKVKPRTLVAVIGPVGSGKSSLIQAILGELPAESGSINIQGTFSYASQEPWLFTGTVRQNILFGLPMDKNRYRTVIKKCALERDFELLPFGDKTIVGERGTSLSGGQKARISLARAVYRKADVYLLDDPLSAVDTHVGRHLFDQCMRGFLREDIVILVTHQLQFLEQADIIVIMDKGKLSAVGTYESMRRSGLDFAKLLVAPDLSADADGAAGDGEKKNLSRQNSRQRQNSISSMSSIAESAAGEAPTQVQENREEGQIGWSLYTRYFTASGGYLLFTVTMFFCVAAQVLGSGGDYFLSYWVNKNEGSTETESKNFGARIIGRLYGRDVRINNETDPTDIYIFSAIILATIIFSLSRSLLFFTMAKRSSITLHNAMFRGLTRASMYFFHTNPSGRILNRFSKDLGQVDEILPSVLMDVLQIFLGCVGIVVVITVVNLWNLLITFVLCIIFYFLRAFYLNTSRDVKRLEAVTRSPIYSHLGASLSGLSTIRAFGAQKTLISEFDNYQDMHSSGYYMSLTTARAFGYWLDCFCVVYIAVTALSFFIFSPKNSGDVGLAITQAMGLTGMVQWGMRQSAELENNMTCVERVVEYDQIEPEGELESRPGKKPPKTWPEDGKIKFDKLSLRYFPDPKSERVLKSLNLEIQSCEKVGIVGRTGAGKSSLINALFRLSYNDGSIIIDTRDTNDLGLHDLRSKISIIPQEPVLFSGTMRYNLDPFDEYSDAKLWEALDEVKLKGVVSELPSGLQSKISEGGSNFSVGQRQLVCLARAILRENKILVLDEATANVDPQTDALIQLTIRSKFKHCTVLTIAHRLHTVMDSDKVLVMDAGRAVEFGSPFELLTESKTKIFYGMVKQAGNSTFDNLLTVAQKAHEENLRAKKDS; this is translated from the exons CTACGTTGGGAAACAAGATGGGCGTAGCTTGGGAAGCAGAGATCGATAAGAAACGACAAAAGCACCAGGAACCCAAACTGCTGTGCGCGGTGCTACGCGTGTTCGGTGCGCGCTACGCGTTGCTGGGCTTAATTTTATTCCTGCTAGAAATCGGGTTGCG TGTTACACAGCCACTGTTTCTTGGTGGCCTTGTTAATTACTACGCCAATCCGGCTAAAGACGATAGCCTCAACACAGGCGTTCTCTACACCGTGGGTGTGATAATGTGCAGCGCGCTGAATGTGCTGTTTATGCATCCGTACATGATGTCCGTGCTACATACGGGCATGAAGGTGCGCGTTGCTTTGTGCAGCGTGATTTATCGAAAGGCGCTGCGCTTGAGCAAGACGGCGCTTGGCAGCACCACAACCGGCCAGGTAGTAAATCTGTTATCAAACGATGTGGGCCGTCTGGATACGTCACTCATACAGATGCATTATATATGGCTGGGACCGGTGGAGATAATAGTAATAACATTGCTTATGTATCGAGAG attggcgTCTCCTCGCTATTTGGCGTTGCTTTTATGTTGCTCTTCCTGCCGCTGCAGGCGTATCTCGGCAAGAGGACGTCAGTGTTGCGCCTGCGCACAGCTCTGTGTACGGATGAGCGTGTACGTATGATGAACGAAATCATATCGGGCATACAGGTGATCAAGATGTATGCGTGGGAGAAGCCCTTCGGCAAGATGGTGCAATATGCGCGTCGCAAAGAAATGAAAGCCATACGTAACGTCAACTACATACGTGGTATTTTGCAATCGTTCATCATGTTCATGACACGTGTGTCCGTCTTTGCCAGTTTGGTGGGTTATGTGCTGCTCGGTCAGTTTTTGACCGCGGAGAAGGCTTTCGTCATCACGGCCTACTATAATATATTGCGCAACACAATGACTGTCTACTTCCCCTTGGCCATTTCGCAATGCGCCGAGACATTGGTTTCAATAAAACGTATAGAAAAGTATTTGTTGTATGATGAGACCAAAGTGAAGGATCGTTCCGAGGATAACGAACATGAACACAAAACAATAAAGCAAACATATATCATCGAAGAGAATGAAAAAACGCTGACACTAAATGGTGGTCTGAAGCCGTTACAAACGAATCCAGAGGAGAAGCAAGTTATACCGGGCATTGAAATACATAAATTGAAGGCGAAATGGGATCGCTCTATGTCGGAATACACATTGAACAATATCGAACTGAAGGTGAAACCACGTACGCTGGTGGCTGTTATTGGGCCAGTGGGCTCTGGCAAATCAAG TTTAATACAAGCCATACTTGGCGAACTACCCGCCGAATCAGGTTCCATCAACATACAAGGCACCTTTTCGTACGCCTCTCAGGAACCTTGGTTATTCACCGGTACCGTCCGTCAGAATATACTTTTCGGTTTACCAATGGACAAGAACCGTTATCGCACGGTAATAAAGAAGTGCGCGCTGGAACGCGATTTCGAACTGCTACCTTTTGGCGACAAAACAATAGTGGGTGAACGCGGCACATCGCTTTCGGGCGGTCAAAAAGCGCGTATCAGCTTAGCGCGCGCAGTCTACCGTAAAGCCGACGTTTATCTGTTAGATGATCCATTAAGCGCTGTGGACACGCATGTCGGTCGTCATCTCTTCGATCAATGTATGCGCGGTTTCCTACGAGAAGACATAGTCATTTTGGTTACACATCAGCTGCAATTTCTGGAACAGGCCGATATTATTGTTATAATGGATAAGGGTAAACTGAGTGCAGTGGGTACATATGAGTCGATGCGTAGAAGTGGTCTGGACTTTGCTAAATTGTTGGTGGCGCCCGATCTAAGCGCTGATGCGGATGGTGCTGCTGGCGACGGTGAAAAGAAGAATTTGTCACGTCAGAATAGCAGACAACGCCAGAACAGTATTTCGTCCATGAGCTCCATAGCTGAGTCAGCTGCAGGCGAAGCGCCTACGCAGGTGCAGGAGAATCGTGAAGAGGGTCAAATCGGTTGGTCACTGTATACTAGATACTTCACCGCAAGTGGTGGTTACTTACTCTTCACAGTAACTATGTTCTTTTGCGTTGCTGCGCAGGTTCTAGGATCTGGCGGTGACTACTTTTTATCTTATTG GGTAAACAAAAATGAGGGTAGTACAGAAACAGAATCCAAAAATTTTGGCGCTCGCATAATCGGTCGTCTCTATGGTCGCGATGTACGCATAAATAATGAAACGGATCCCACTGACATTTACATATTCTCGGCCATTATTTTGGCGACTATTATTTTCTCACTAAGTCGCAGTTTGCTTTTCTTTACAATGGCGAAACGCTCTTCGATTACCTTGCATAATGCCATGTTCCGCGGTCTCACACGCGCCTCCATGTACTTTTTTCACACAAATCCCTCAGGACGTATATTGAATAGATTCTCAAAGGATTTGGGTCAGGTAGATGAAATTCTACCATCGGTGCTGATGGATGTTCTACAAATCTTTTTAGGCTGCGTGGGCATTGTGGTTGTAATAACGGTTGTGAATTTGTGGAACTTGCTAATTACATTTGTGCTTTGCATAATATTCTATTTTCTACGTGCATTTTATTTGAATACCTCAAGGGACGTGAAACGTCTGGAAGCAGTCA CACGTTCACCAATTTACTCCCACTTGGGCGCCTCACTGAGTGGCCTATCTACTATACGCGCCTTCGGTGCTCAAAAAACCTTAATAAGCGAATTTGATAATTATCAGGATATGCACAGTTCCGGTTATTACATGTCTTTGACCACAGCTCGTGCTTTTGGTTACTGGCTCGACTGTTTCTGTGTCGTCTACATAGCTGTTACAGCACtgagttttttcatattttcaccgAAGAACAGCGGAGATGTGGGCTTAGCCATAACGCAAGCTATGGGCTTGACCGGCATGGTACAGTGGGGCATGCGTCAGTCAGCTGAGTTGGAGAACAATATGACGTGTGTGGAGCGTGTAGTTGAATACGATCAAATCGAACCAGAAGGTGAACTGGAGAGTAGACCTGGTAAGAAACCACCGAAGACATGGCCAGAAGatggtaaaattaaatttgataagCTCAGCTTACGGTATTTCCCTGATCCAAAGTCGGAACGTGTGTTGAAATCTCTAAATCTCGAAATACAATCCTGCGAAAAGGTAGGCATTGTGGGTCGCACGGGCGCCGGCAAATCATCGCTCATCAATGCGCTCTTCCGCTTGTCATATAATGATGGTTCGATAATAATCGACACCAGGGATACCAATGATTTGGGCTTGCATGACTTGCGTAGTAAAATCTCCATAATACCACAAGAGCCGGTGCTGTTCTCGGGCACAATGCGTTACAATCTCGATCCCTTTGACGAATACTCCGACGCCAAGTTGTGGGAGGCGCTTGATGAA GTTAAATTGAAAGGCGTCGTATCGGAGTTACCAAGTGGCTTGCAGAGTAAAATATCAGAGGGTGGCAGTAATTTCAGTGTCGGTCAACGACAGTTGGTATGCCTGGCACGTGCTATACTAcgtgaaaataaaattcttgtGCTGGACGAGGCAACAGCAAATGTGGATCCACAGACTGATGCACTCATACAATTGACAATAAGAAGTAAATTCAAACACTGCACGGTTCTCACAATTGCGCATCGTTTGCACACAGTCATGGACTCGGATAAGGTGCTGGTCATGGATGCTGGGCGCGCGGTGGAGTTCGGTTCACCATTTGAATTGTTGACTGAAAGCAAAACAAAGATATTCTACGGCATGGTAAAGCAGGCGGGTAACAGCACTTTCGACAATCTGCTAACAGTGGCACAAAAG GCGCATGAGGAGAATCTGCGCGCGAAAAAGGATTCTTGA